Proteins encoded within one genomic window of Acomys russatus chromosome 5, mAcoRus1.1, whole genome shotgun sequence:
- the Vldlr gene encoding very low-density lipoprotein receptor isoform X3 codes for MGTSARWALWLLLALCWAPRDSGATASGKKGKCDNSQFQCTNGRCITLLWKCDGDEDCADGSDEKNCVKKTCAESDFVCKNGQCVPNRWQCDGDPDCEDGSDESPEQCHMRTCRINEISCGAHSTQCIPVSWRCDGENDCDNGEDEESCGNITCNADEFTCSSGRCVSRNFVCNGQDDCDDGSDELDCAPPTCGTHEFQCSTSSCIPLSWVCDDDADCSDQSDESLEQCGRLPVMHTKCPASEIQCGSGECIHKKWRCDGDPDCKDGSDEVNCPSRTCRPDQFECEDGSCIHGSRQCNGIRDCVDGSDEVNCKNANQCLGPGKFKCRSGECIDISKVCDQEQDCRDWSDEPLKECHINECLVNNGGCSHICKDLVIGYECDCAAGFELIDRKTCGDIDECQNPGICSQICINLKGGYKCECSRGYQMDLATGVCKAVGKEPSLIFTNRRDIRKIGLERKEYIQLVEQLRNTVALDADIAAQKLFWADLSQKAIFSASIDDKVGRHFKMIDNVYNPAAIAVDWVYKTIYWTDAASKTISVATLDGAKRKFLFNSDLREPASIAVDPLSGFVYWSDWGEPAKIEKAGMNGFDRHPLVTEDIQWPNGITLDLVKSRLYWLDSKLHMLSSVDLNGQDRRIVLKSLEFLAHPLALTIFEDRVYWIDGENEAVYGANKFTGTELATLVNNLNDAQDIIVYHELIQPSGKNWCEEDMENGGCEYLCLPAPQINDHSPKYTCSCPNGYNLEENGRGCQSTSTPVTYSETKDTNTTDILRTSGLVPGGINVTTAVSEVSVPPKGTSAAWAVLPLLLLVMAAVGGYLMWRNWQHKNMKSMNFDNPVYLKTTEEDLSIDIGRHSASVGHTYPAISVVSTDDDLA; via the exons GGAAAAAAGGCAAATGTGATAACTCCCAGTTCCAGTGCACAAACGGCCGCTGCATCACTCTGCTGTGGAAATGTGATGGAGACGAAGACTGTGCTGATGGTAGTGATGAAAAGAACTGCG TAAAGAAGACCTGCGCTGAGTCTGACTTCGTGTGCAAAAACGGCCAGTGTGTTCCTAACAGATGGCAGTGTGACGGGGATCCTGATTGTGAAGATGGTTCCGATGAAAGCCCAGAGCAGTGCC ATATGAGAACGTGCCGCATAAATGAAATCAGCTGTGGCGCCCATTCTACTCAGTGTATCCCAGTGTCCTGGAGATGTGATGGTGAAAATGATTGTGACAatggagaagatgaagaaagctGTG GCAACATAACATGTAATGCTGACGAGTTCACTTGCTCCAGTGGCCGCTGCGTCTCCAGGAACTTTGTGTGCAATGGCCAGGATGACTGTGATGATGGCAGTGATGAACTGGACTGTGCACCACCAACCTGTGGTACCCATGAGTTCCAGTGCAGCACGTCTTCCTGCATCCCCCTCAGCTGGGTGTGTGATGACGACGCAGACTGCTCTGACCAGTCAGATGAGTCTCTTGAACAATGTGGCCGTCTGCCAGTGATGCATACCAAATGTCCTGCCAGTGAGATCCAGTGTGGCTCTGGAGAGTGCATTCACAAAAAATGGCGATGTGATGGAGACCCTGACTGCAAGGATGGCAGTGATGAGGTCAACTGCC CTTCTCGGACCTGCAGACCTGACCAGTTTGAATGTGAAGATGGTAGCTGCATCCATGGCAGCAGGCAATGCAATGGCATCCGAGACTGTGTTGATGGCTCTGATGAAGTCAACTGCAAAAATG CCAATCAGTGCTTGGGTCCTGGAAAGTTCAAGTGCAGAAGTGGGGAATGCATAGACATCAGCAAAGTATGCGACCAGGAGCAGGACTGCAGAGATTGGAGTGACGAGCCCCTTAAAGAATGTC atatCAATGAGTGCTTGGTTAATAACGGTGGCTGTTCCCATATCTGCAAAGACCTAGTTATAGGTTATGAATGTGACTGTGCAGCTGGGTTTGAACTGATAGATAGGAAAACCTGCGGAG ATATCGATGAATGCCAAAACCCGGGGATCTGCAGTCAAATCTGTATCAACTTAAAAGGCGGTTATAAGTGTGAATGCAGTCGTGGCTATCAAATGGATCTTGCCACTGGCGTGTGCAAGGCAGTAG GGAAAGAGCCAAGTCTGATCTTCACTAATCGAAGAGACATCAGGAAGATCGGACTAGAGAGGAAGGAATACATCCAACTTGTAGAACAACTAAGAAACACCGTGGCCCTTGACGCTGACATTGCAGCTCAGAAGCTATTTTGGGCTGATCTAAGCCAAAAGGCCATCTTCAG TGCCTCAATTGATGACAAGGTTggtagacattttaaaatgatcgACAATGTCTATAATCCTGCAGCCATTGCTGTTGATTGGGTGTACAAGACCATCTACTGGACTGATGCGGCTTCTAAGACTATTTCAGTAGCTACCCTAGATGGAGCCAAGAGGAAATTCCTGTTTAACTCTGACTTGCGAGAGCCCGCCTCCATAGCTGTGGACCCATTGTCTGG CTTTGTTTACTGGTCAGACTGGGGGGAACCAGCTAAAATAGAAAAAGCAGGAATGAATGGATTTGACAGGCATCCACTGGTGACAGAGGACATCCAATGGCCTAATGGAATTACACTTG ACCTTGTGAAAAGCCGCCTCTACTGGCTGGATTCCAAGTTGCACATGCTGTCTAGTGTGGACTTGAATGGTCAAGATCGTAGGATAGTGCTCAAGTCTCTAGAGTTCCTAGCTCATCCTCTTGCACTCACAATATTTGAG GATCGTGTCTACTGGATAGATGGGGAAAACGAAGCAGTATATGGTGCCAATAAATTCACTGGGACAGAGCTGGCTACTTTAGTCAACAACCTCAATGATGCCCAAGACATCATTGTCTACCATGAACTTATCCAGCCATCAG GTAAAAATTGGTGTGAAGAAGATATGGAGAATGGAGGGTGTgaatacctctgcctcccagcaccacAGATTAATGATCACTCTCCGAAATATACCTGTTCCTGTCCCAATGGGTACAATCTCGAGGAAAATGGACGAGGGTGTCAAA GTACTTCAACTCCTGTGACTTACAGTGAGACAAAAGATACCAACACAACAGACATTCTACGAACTAGTGGACTGGTTCCTGGAG GAATCAATGTGACCACAGCAGTATCAGAGGTCAGTGTTCCCCCAAAAGGGACTTCAGCTGCCTgggctgtccttcctctct tgctcttAGTGATGGCAGCAGTAGGTGGCTACTTGATGTGGCGGAATTGGcaacataaaaacatgaaaagcaTGAACTTTGACAATCCTGTGTACTTGAAGACCACTGAAGAGGACCTATCAATAGACATTGGTAGACACAGCGCTTCTGTAGGACACACATACCCAGCA ATATCAGTCGTAAGCACAGATGACGACCTGGCTTGA
- the Vldlr gene encoding very low-density lipoprotein receptor isoform X1, producing MGTSARWALWLLLALCWAPRDSGATASGKKGKCDNSQFQCTNGRCITLLWKCDGDEDCADGSDEKNCVKKTCAESDFVCKNGQCVPNRWQCDGDPDCEDGSDESPEQCHMRTCRINEISCGAHSTQCIPVSWRCDGENDCDNGEDEESCGNITCNADEFTCSSGRCVSRNFVCNGQDDCDDGSDELDCAPPTCGTHEFQCSTSSCIPLSWVCDDDADCSDQSDESLEQCGRLPVMHTKCPASEIQCGSGECIHKKWRCDGDPDCKDGSDEVNCPSRTCRPDQFECEDGSCIHGSRQCNGIRDCVDGSDEVNCKNANQCLGPGKFKCRSGECIDISKVCDQEQDCRDWSDEPLKECHINECLVNNGGCSHICKDLVIGYECDCAAGFELIDRKTCGDIDECQNPGICSQICINLKGGYKCECSRGYQMDLATGVCKAVGKEPSLIFTNRRDIRKIGLERKEYIQLVEQLRNTVALDADIAAQKLFWADLSQKAIFSASIDDKVGRHFKMIDNVYNPAAIAVDWVYKTIYWTDAASKTISVATLDGAKRKFLFNSDLREPASIAVDPLSGFVYWSDWGEPAKIEKAGMNGFDRHPLVTEDIQWPNGITLDLVKSRLYWLDSKLHMLSSVDLNGQDRRIVLKSLEFLAHPLALTIFEDRVYWIDGENEAVYGANKFTGTELATLVNNLNDAQDIIVYHELIQPSGKNWCEEDMENGGCEYLCLPAPQINDHSPKYTCSCPNGYNLEENGRGCQRINVTTAVSEVSVPPKGTSAAWAVLPLLLLVMAAVGGYLMWRNWQHKNMKSMNFDNPVYLKTTEEDLSIDIGRHSASVGHTYPAISVVSTDDDLA from the exons GGAAAAAAGGCAAATGTGATAACTCCCAGTTCCAGTGCACAAACGGCCGCTGCATCACTCTGCTGTGGAAATGTGATGGAGACGAAGACTGTGCTGATGGTAGTGATGAAAAGAACTGCG TAAAGAAGACCTGCGCTGAGTCTGACTTCGTGTGCAAAAACGGCCAGTGTGTTCCTAACAGATGGCAGTGTGACGGGGATCCTGATTGTGAAGATGGTTCCGATGAAAGCCCAGAGCAGTGCC ATATGAGAACGTGCCGCATAAATGAAATCAGCTGTGGCGCCCATTCTACTCAGTGTATCCCAGTGTCCTGGAGATGTGATGGTGAAAATGATTGTGACAatggagaagatgaagaaagctGTG GCAACATAACATGTAATGCTGACGAGTTCACTTGCTCCAGTGGCCGCTGCGTCTCCAGGAACTTTGTGTGCAATGGCCAGGATGACTGTGATGATGGCAGTGATGAACTGGACTGTGCACCACCAACCTGTGGTACCCATGAGTTCCAGTGCAGCACGTCTTCCTGCATCCCCCTCAGCTGGGTGTGTGATGACGACGCAGACTGCTCTGACCAGTCAGATGAGTCTCTTGAACAATGTGGCCGTCTGCCAGTGATGCATACCAAATGTCCTGCCAGTGAGATCCAGTGTGGCTCTGGAGAGTGCATTCACAAAAAATGGCGATGTGATGGAGACCCTGACTGCAAGGATGGCAGTGATGAGGTCAACTGCC CTTCTCGGACCTGCAGACCTGACCAGTTTGAATGTGAAGATGGTAGCTGCATCCATGGCAGCAGGCAATGCAATGGCATCCGAGACTGTGTTGATGGCTCTGATGAAGTCAACTGCAAAAATG CCAATCAGTGCTTGGGTCCTGGAAAGTTCAAGTGCAGAAGTGGGGAATGCATAGACATCAGCAAAGTATGCGACCAGGAGCAGGACTGCAGAGATTGGAGTGACGAGCCCCTTAAAGAATGTC atatCAATGAGTGCTTGGTTAATAACGGTGGCTGTTCCCATATCTGCAAAGACCTAGTTATAGGTTATGAATGTGACTGTGCAGCTGGGTTTGAACTGATAGATAGGAAAACCTGCGGAG ATATCGATGAATGCCAAAACCCGGGGATCTGCAGTCAAATCTGTATCAACTTAAAAGGCGGTTATAAGTGTGAATGCAGTCGTGGCTATCAAATGGATCTTGCCACTGGCGTGTGCAAGGCAGTAG GGAAAGAGCCAAGTCTGATCTTCACTAATCGAAGAGACATCAGGAAGATCGGACTAGAGAGGAAGGAATACATCCAACTTGTAGAACAACTAAGAAACACCGTGGCCCTTGACGCTGACATTGCAGCTCAGAAGCTATTTTGGGCTGATCTAAGCCAAAAGGCCATCTTCAG TGCCTCAATTGATGACAAGGTTggtagacattttaaaatgatcgACAATGTCTATAATCCTGCAGCCATTGCTGTTGATTGGGTGTACAAGACCATCTACTGGACTGATGCGGCTTCTAAGACTATTTCAGTAGCTACCCTAGATGGAGCCAAGAGGAAATTCCTGTTTAACTCTGACTTGCGAGAGCCCGCCTCCATAGCTGTGGACCCATTGTCTGG CTTTGTTTACTGGTCAGACTGGGGGGAACCAGCTAAAATAGAAAAAGCAGGAATGAATGGATTTGACAGGCATCCACTGGTGACAGAGGACATCCAATGGCCTAATGGAATTACACTTG ACCTTGTGAAAAGCCGCCTCTACTGGCTGGATTCCAAGTTGCACATGCTGTCTAGTGTGGACTTGAATGGTCAAGATCGTAGGATAGTGCTCAAGTCTCTAGAGTTCCTAGCTCATCCTCTTGCACTCACAATATTTGAG GATCGTGTCTACTGGATAGATGGGGAAAACGAAGCAGTATATGGTGCCAATAAATTCACTGGGACAGAGCTGGCTACTTTAGTCAACAACCTCAATGATGCCCAAGACATCATTGTCTACCATGAACTTATCCAGCCATCAG GTAAAAATTGGTGTGAAGAAGATATGGAGAATGGAGGGTGTgaatacctctgcctcccagcaccacAGATTAATGATCACTCTCCGAAATATACCTGTTCCTGTCCCAATGGGTACAATCTCGAGGAAAATGGACGAGGGTGTCAAA GAATCAATGTGACCACAGCAGTATCAGAGGTCAGTGTTCCCCCAAAAGGGACTTCAGCTGCCTgggctgtccttcctctct tgctcttAGTGATGGCAGCAGTAGGTGGCTACTTGATGTGGCGGAATTGGcaacataaaaacatgaaaagcaTGAACTTTGACAATCCTGTGTACTTGAAGACCACTGAAGAGGACCTATCAATAGACATTGGTAGACACAGCGCTTCTGTAGGACACACATACCCAGCA ATATCAGTCGTAAGCACAGATGACGACCTGGCTTGA
- the Vldlr gene encoding very low-density lipoprotein receptor isoform X2, giving the protein MGTSARWALWLLLALCWAPRDSGATASGKKGKCDNSQFQCTNGRCITLLWKCDGDEDCADGSDEKNCVKKTCAESDFVCKNGQCVPNRWQCDGDPDCEDGSDESPEQCRNITCNADEFTCSSGRCVSRNFVCNGQDDCDDGSDELDCAPPTCGTHEFQCSTSSCIPLSWVCDDDADCSDQSDESLEQCGRLPVMHTKCPASEIQCGSGECIHKKWRCDGDPDCKDGSDEVNCPSRTCRPDQFECEDGSCIHGSRQCNGIRDCVDGSDEVNCKNANQCLGPGKFKCRSGECIDISKVCDQEQDCRDWSDEPLKECHINECLVNNGGCSHICKDLVIGYECDCAAGFELIDRKTCGDIDECQNPGICSQICINLKGGYKCECSRGYQMDLATGVCKAVGKEPSLIFTNRRDIRKIGLERKEYIQLVEQLRNTVALDADIAAQKLFWADLSQKAIFSASIDDKVGRHFKMIDNVYNPAAIAVDWVYKTIYWTDAASKTISVATLDGAKRKFLFNSDLREPASIAVDPLSGFVYWSDWGEPAKIEKAGMNGFDRHPLVTEDIQWPNGITLDLVKSRLYWLDSKLHMLSSVDLNGQDRRIVLKSLEFLAHPLALTIFEDRVYWIDGENEAVYGANKFTGTELATLVNNLNDAQDIIVYHELIQPSGKNWCEEDMENGGCEYLCLPAPQINDHSPKYTCSCPNGYNLEENGRGCQSTSTPVTYSETKDTNTTDILRTSGLVPGGINVTTAVSEVSVPPKGTSAAWAVLPLLLLVMAAVGGYLMWRNWQHKNMKSMNFDNPVYLKTTEEDLSIDIGRHSASVGHTYPAISVVSTDDDLA; this is encoded by the exons GGAAAAAAGGCAAATGTGATAACTCCCAGTTCCAGTGCACAAACGGCCGCTGCATCACTCTGCTGTGGAAATGTGATGGAGACGAAGACTGTGCTGATGGTAGTGATGAAAAGAACTGCG TAAAGAAGACCTGCGCTGAGTCTGACTTCGTGTGCAAAAACGGCCAGTGTGTTCCTAACAGATGGCAGTGTGACGGGGATCCTGATTGTGAAGATGGTTCCGATGAAAGCCCAGAGCAGTGCC GCAACATAACATGTAATGCTGACGAGTTCACTTGCTCCAGTGGCCGCTGCGTCTCCAGGAACTTTGTGTGCAATGGCCAGGATGACTGTGATGATGGCAGTGATGAACTGGACTGTGCACCACCAACCTGTGGTACCCATGAGTTCCAGTGCAGCACGTCTTCCTGCATCCCCCTCAGCTGGGTGTGTGATGACGACGCAGACTGCTCTGACCAGTCAGATGAGTCTCTTGAACAATGTGGCCGTCTGCCAGTGATGCATACCAAATGTCCTGCCAGTGAGATCCAGTGTGGCTCTGGAGAGTGCATTCACAAAAAATGGCGATGTGATGGAGACCCTGACTGCAAGGATGGCAGTGATGAGGTCAACTGCC CTTCTCGGACCTGCAGACCTGACCAGTTTGAATGTGAAGATGGTAGCTGCATCCATGGCAGCAGGCAATGCAATGGCATCCGAGACTGTGTTGATGGCTCTGATGAAGTCAACTGCAAAAATG CCAATCAGTGCTTGGGTCCTGGAAAGTTCAAGTGCAGAAGTGGGGAATGCATAGACATCAGCAAAGTATGCGACCAGGAGCAGGACTGCAGAGATTGGAGTGACGAGCCCCTTAAAGAATGTC atatCAATGAGTGCTTGGTTAATAACGGTGGCTGTTCCCATATCTGCAAAGACCTAGTTATAGGTTATGAATGTGACTGTGCAGCTGGGTTTGAACTGATAGATAGGAAAACCTGCGGAG ATATCGATGAATGCCAAAACCCGGGGATCTGCAGTCAAATCTGTATCAACTTAAAAGGCGGTTATAAGTGTGAATGCAGTCGTGGCTATCAAATGGATCTTGCCACTGGCGTGTGCAAGGCAGTAG GGAAAGAGCCAAGTCTGATCTTCACTAATCGAAGAGACATCAGGAAGATCGGACTAGAGAGGAAGGAATACATCCAACTTGTAGAACAACTAAGAAACACCGTGGCCCTTGACGCTGACATTGCAGCTCAGAAGCTATTTTGGGCTGATCTAAGCCAAAAGGCCATCTTCAG TGCCTCAATTGATGACAAGGTTggtagacattttaaaatgatcgACAATGTCTATAATCCTGCAGCCATTGCTGTTGATTGGGTGTACAAGACCATCTACTGGACTGATGCGGCTTCTAAGACTATTTCAGTAGCTACCCTAGATGGAGCCAAGAGGAAATTCCTGTTTAACTCTGACTTGCGAGAGCCCGCCTCCATAGCTGTGGACCCATTGTCTGG CTTTGTTTACTGGTCAGACTGGGGGGAACCAGCTAAAATAGAAAAAGCAGGAATGAATGGATTTGACAGGCATCCACTGGTGACAGAGGACATCCAATGGCCTAATGGAATTACACTTG ACCTTGTGAAAAGCCGCCTCTACTGGCTGGATTCCAAGTTGCACATGCTGTCTAGTGTGGACTTGAATGGTCAAGATCGTAGGATAGTGCTCAAGTCTCTAGAGTTCCTAGCTCATCCTCTTGCACTCACAATATTTGAG GATCGTGTCTACTGGATAGATGGGGAAAACGAAGCAGTATATGGTGCCAATAAATTCACTGGGACAGAGCTGGCTACTTTAGTCAACAACCTCAATGATGCCCAAGACATCATTGTCTACCATGAACTTATCCAGCCATCAG GTAAAAATTGGTGTGAAGAAGATATGGAGAATGGAGGGTGTgaatacctctgcctcccagcaccacAGATTAATGATCACTCTCCGAAATATACCTGTTCCTGTCCCAATGGGTACAATCTCGAGGAAAATGGACGAGGGTGTCAAA GTACTTCAACTCCTGTGACTTACAGTGAGACAAAAGATACCAACACAACAGACATTCTACGAACTAGTGGACTGGTTCCTGGAG GAATCAATGTGACCACAGCAGTATCAGAGGTCAGTGTTCCCCCAAAAGGGACTTCAGCTGCCTgggctgtccttcctctct tgctcttAGTGATGGCAGCAGTAGGTGGCTACTTGATGTGGCGGAATTGGcaacataaaaacatgaaaagcaTGAACTTTGACAATCCTGTGTACTTGAAGACCACTGAAGAGGACCTATCAATAGACATTGGTAGACACAGCGCTTCTGTAGGACACACATACCCAGCA ATATCAGTCGTAAGCACAGATGACGACCTGGCTTGA
- the Vldlr gene encoding very low-density lipoprotein receptor isoform X4: MGTSARWALWLLLALCWAPRDSGATASGKKGKCDNSQFQCTNGRCITLLWKCDGDEDCADGSDEKNCVKKTCAESDFVCKNGQCVPNRWQCDGDPDCEDGSDESPEQCRNITCNADEFTCSSGRCVSRNFVCNGQDDCDDGSDELDCAPPTCGTHEFQCSTSSCIPLSWVCDDDADCSDQSDESLEQCGRLPVMHTKCPASEIQCGSGECIHKKWRCDGDPDCKDGSDEVNCPSRTCRPDQFECEDGSCIHGSRQCNGIRDCVDGSDEVNCKNANQCLGPGKFKCRSGECIDISKVCDQEQDCRDWSDEPLKECHINECLVNNGGCSHICKDLVIGYECDCAAGFELIDRKTCGDIDECQNPGICSQICINLKGGYKCECSRGYQMDLATGVCKAVGKEPSLIFTNRRDIRKIGLERKEYIQLVEQLRNTVALDADIAAQKLFWADLSQKAIFSASIDDKVGRHFKMIDNVYNPAAIAVDWVYKTIYWTDAASKTISVATLDGAKRKFLFNSDLREPASIAVDPLSGFVYWSDWGEPAKIEKAGMNGFDRHPLVTEDIQWPNGITLDLVKSRLYWLDSKLHMLSSVDLNGQDRRIVLKSLEFLAHPLALTIFEDRVYWIDGENEAVYGANKFTGTELATLVNNLNDAQDIIVYHELIQPSGKNWCEEDMENGGCEYLCLPAPQINDHSPKYTCSCPNGYNLEENGRGCQRINVTTAVSEVSVPPKGTSAAWAVLPLLLLVMAAVGGYLMWRNWQHKNMKSMNFDNPVYLKTTEEDLSIDIGRHSASVGHTYPAISVVSTDDDLA, translated from the exons GGAAAAAAGGCAAATGTGATAACTCCCAGTTCCAGTGCACAAACGGCCGCTGCATCACTCTGCTGTGGAAATGTGATGGAGACGAAGACTGTGCTGATGGTAGTGATGAAAAGAACTGCG TAAAGAAGACCTGCGCTGAGTCTGACTTCGTGTGCAAAAACGGCCAGTGTGTTCCTAACAGATGGCAGTGTGACGGGGATCCTGATTGTGAAGATGGTTCCGATGAAAGCCCAGAGCAGTGCC GCAACATAACATGTAATGCTGACGAGTTCACTTGCTCCAGTGGCCGCTGCGTCTCCAGGAACTTTGTGTGCAATGGCCAGGATGACTGTGATGATGGCAGTGATGAACTGGACTGTGCACCACCAACCTGTGGTACCCATGAGTTCCAGTGCAGCACGTCTTCCTGCATCCCCCTCAGCTGGGTGTGTGATGACGACGCAGACTGCTCTGACCAGTCAGATGAGTCTCTTGAACAATGTGGCCGTCTGCCAGTGATGCATACCAAATGTCCTGCCAGTGAGATCCAGTGTGGCTCTGGAGAGTGCATTCACAAAAAATGGCGATGTGATGGAGACCCTGACTGCAAGGATGGCAGTGATGAGGTCAACTGCC CTTCTCGGACCTGCAGACCTGACCAGTTTGAATGTGAAGATGGTAGCTGCATCCATGGCAGCAGGCAATGCAATGGCATCCGAGACTGTGTTGATGGCTCTGATGAAGTCAACTGCAAAAATG CCAATCAGTGCTTGGGTCCTGGAAAGTTCAAGTGCAGAAGTGGGGAATGCATAGACATCAGCAAAGTATGCGACCAGGAGCAGGACTGCAGAGATTGGAGTGACGAGCCCCTTAAAGAATGTC atatCAATGAGTGCTTGGTTAATAACGGTGGCTGTTCCCATATCTGCAAAGACCTAGTTATAGGTTATGAATGTGACTGTGCAGCTGGGTTTGAACTGATAGATAGGAAAACCTGCGGAG ATATCGATGAATGCCAAAACCCGGGGATCTGCAGTCAAATCTGTATCAACTTAAAAGGCGGTTATAAGTGTGAATGCAGTCGTGGCTATCAAATGGATCTTGCCACTGGCGTGTGCAAGGCAGTAG GGAAAGAGCCAAGTCTGATCTTCACTAATCGAAGAGACATCAGGAAGATCGGACTAGAGAGGAAGGAATACATCCAACTTGTAGAACAACTAAGAAACACCGTGGCCCTTGACGCTGACATTGCAGCTCAGAAGCTATTTTGGGCTGATCTAAGCCAAAAGGCCATCTTCAG TGCCTCAATTGATGACAAGGTTggtagacattttaaaatgatcgACAATGTCTATAATCCTGCAGCCATTGCTGTTGATTGGGTGTACAAGACCATCTACTGGACTGATGCGGCTTCTAAGACTATTTCAGTAGCTACCCTAGATGGAGCCAAGAGGAAATTCCTGTTTAACTCTGACTTGCGAGAGCCCGCCTCCATAGCTGTGGACCCATTGTCTGG CTTTGTTTACTGGTCAGACTGGGGGGAACCAGCTAAAATAGAAAAAGCAGGAATGAATGGATTTGACAGGCATCCACTGGTGACAGAGGACATCCAATGGCCTAATGGAATTACACTTG ACCTTGTGAAAAGCCGCCTCTACTGGCTGGATTCCAAGTTGCACATGCTGTCTAGTGTGGACTTGAATGGTCAAGATCGTAGGATAGTGCTCAAGTCTCTAGAGTTCCTAGCTCATCCTCTTGCACTCACAATATTTGAG GATCGTGTCTACTGGATAGATGGGGAAAACGAAGCAGTATATGGTGCCAATAAATTCACTGGGACAGAGCTGGCTACTTTAGTCAACAACCTCAATGATGCCCAAGACATCATTGTCTACCATGAACTTATCCAGCCATCAG GTAAAAATTGGTGTGAAGAAGATATGGAGAATGGAGGGTGTgaatacctctgcctcccagcaccacAGATTAATGATCACTCTCCGAAATATACCTGTTCCTGTCCCAATGGGTACAATCTCGAGGAAAATGGACGAGGGTGTCAAA GAATCAATGTGACCACAGCAGTATCAGAGGTCAGTGTTCCCCCAAAAGGGACTTCAGCTGCCTgggctgtccttcctctct tgctcttAGTGATGGCAGCAGTAGGTGGCTACTTGATGTGGCGGAATTGGcaacataaaaacatgaaaagcaTGAACTTTGACAATCCTGTGTACTTGAAGACCACTGAAGAGGACCTATCAATAGACATTGGTAGACACAGCGCTTCTGTAGGACACACATACCCAGCA ATATCAGTCGTAAGCACAGATGACGACCTGGCTTGA